Genomic DNA from Desulfovibrio sp.:
GGCAGAATTTTTTCCACCTTTTCCATTCGGTCTTCGTCAGGGGCAACACCAAGCCATACGCCGCCCAGCCCCAGCGAATCCACCGCCAGCCAAAGGTTTTGCATAGCTATGGCAAGATCAATCTGCGCATATTGGGGGAAACGGCAGCCCTCTTGCCGATAGGCAGCCACAATGGCCAGGGGGGCATTTGCGGCGCACCCGGCATAAGGGCTGACCTGAGCAAGCGCGTGCAGCTTTTCCCTGGATGTCACCACATAAAAATCCCACGGCTGCTGATTGCCCGCAGAGGGTGCGGCCATGGCGGCACGCAAAATCTGCTCGACCTTGTCACTTTCAACGGCGCGGTCTTCAAACTTGCGCACGCTGACCCTGTGGAAAATTTCCTTCATGGGAACCCCCTTGGTTATTGTGCTGCCAAATTCAACTTATTGCAGAATGTACGCGCTGACAATTTCGCCATAATAGGCGATGTGCGCATCCCGGTTTGCTCCAACTGCGGAGCCGTCAACATCCTGAGGGTAAAACTTTGACTGGTATTCGGTGATCAGGCTGGGGAGATCCTGCTTCTGCTTGTACACGATCTTGCACTCAAGGGTGAGGGGCAGCTCCTTAATGGCGGGCACAGAAACAAGCTCTGAATCCACCAGAGTCAGGCCTGCTTCAGAAATCTTGTCCAGGTTGCGTCCGCATTTGGAGCCGCAAATGCCGAGAATTTTTTTGCTGTATTCGCCAAAAGGCACGTTGACGGTGAACTCGGGATTTTTATCCAGCAATTCGCGTGTAAAGCGGTGCTCGCGCACATAGGCCACAAATACCGGGCTGGACCAGTCAATGCCAAGGGTTCCCCAGCCAATGGTCATGCTGTTTACCCGGCCATCCGCTTTTGAAGTAAGCAATATGCCCTTGGGCAGAGCTTCAAGAATATTTTTGGCGTATTCGGCAACGATGATCTTTTTCCTTTCCATAGTTCTATCCTCTTTTAGGGTGATATATTGGGGCCTTAAAAGCCCTTTGGCTGATTTTTGGGGGCAGCCTGAACGGGCTTGGGGGCATGGATGATTCTCGCGCATAGGGCTTGCAATCACTTGCAAGAAATTTGGCTGCTTCCCAAGTCGCAAGGCGATTATTAGACCGGTCGTATAATAAGTCAAGCAGATTTATTTGTATGGGCCGCGCGGGGCATATCCGGCAGCATAACCATCAGCCCAGATTATGATTTTGGAGAATAAGGCAAATAAACAGGAGAATCGTGCTAGCGACTTCCCCTTTGGCAGGGGTATGAAAATTTCGGGATTATAGCCTGCCCGCTCTTGGCAGCCCCATGCCGCAGGCAGTATTCTCCTCATGGCAGCCCGCGCCCAAGAAAGTGGGAAACAAAAAAATTGCAACCGCTCACAAGTTGCTGCTCTTTTGGACTCCGCTCAATTGTGCAATGCAATCTTTCCGGTTCATACAGCTAAACGCAAAGGTGAATATTTATGGAAAAAGCAAAGGTGTATTTTAC
This window encodes:
- a CDS encoding flavin reductase family protein; this translates as MERKKIIVAEYAKNILEALPKGILLTSKADGRVNSMTIGWGTLGIDWSSPVFVAYVREHRFTRELLDKNPEFTVNVPFGEYSKKILGICGSKCGRNLDKISEAGLTLVDSELVSVPAIKELPLTLECKIVYKQKQDLPSLITEYQSKFYPQDVDGSAVGANRDAHIAYYGEIVSAYILQ
- a CDS encoding nitroreductase family protein, with product MKEIFHRVSVRKFEDRAVESDKVEQILRAAMAAPSAGNQQPWDFYVVTSREKLHALAQVSPYAGCAANAPLAIVAAYRQEGCRFPQYAQIDLAIAMQNLWLAVDSLGLGGVWLGVAPDEDRMEKVEKILPVAAGQRAFAIFPIGYPAEQKTQQDRFNAERIHYVK